CGCGCCAGCACCGCACGCCCGGCCGGCTCGCGAACGCTGGGCAGGGGTTGCGGCACCGGGCAGGAGGTGTCGGCCGGGGCCTGCTGGAACTGGCGCAGCAGGGCCGGCCGCGAGCGCGACCCGTCGGCGCACAGGCTGATCAGTTCCACCTGCAGCTTCAGCAGTCGTTCCGGCGCGGGGCTGGCGGGCAGCGCGAACTGCGGCTGCTCGGTGCTGAGTTCCAGGGTGTTCAGCACCTCGGCTTCCGGCACGCGCCATTGCGCCCACAGCAGATAGGCGCGTGCCGCGGGCACCGGTTCCCAGTGCAGGGCCATGGCGCCGCCGTCGCCCCGCGTCGGCAGCATTTCCGGGCTCGGAGCCGGGCAGGTCTGGGCCGCGGCGCTGCCGGCCACGAGGCACAGGGACGCCAGCAGCGCTGTCCATGGCACCGCTCGTTCGTGGGGTAGTGAAACCGTCATAACTCGGTACGCTCCGGTGTCCTAGGATGAGGGGCAGGTGTTGCCCGGTCCAGCAATCCATATCGTCGGCGCGGCAGGCGCCTTCATCACCAAGAAATCGCAGCGGAGGATAACGTGATGTGCAGAGCATTGAGAAGCGGCCTCATGGCCGCGGCCCTGAGTGCCGCCGCCGGTGTTGCATTCGCGGGACCGGTGTCGTTGAAGGCCGATGGCAGCTGGTTCAGTTTCAACGTGCTCGATGGCGCGCCGGGCTGGAGCAGCGACGACGGCAGCCCGCTGGAGTTCAGCTTCAGCAGCAGCAGCGCCTTCACCCTGCGCATCACCGATTTCTTCTTCGCCGGCGAATCGACCGGCCTGAAGGTGAACGGCAGCTACCTCGGCCAGACCGCTCTGGTGCCGGAGGACCTGAACGAGTTCGCCGCCACGCCGGGCGATGCCTTTGGCAATCCCGTCTGGAGCCAGGGCAGCTGGGTGTTCGGTCCGGGAAGCTATGTGTTCAGCGGGGATCTGGCCTTGTCGCCAAGCTTCCAGGGGCTGATGGCCATCTCGGTCTTGGGCGCCCAGAGCGTGCCGGAGCCGGCGGCGCCCTTGCTGCTGGGCGCGGCGCTGGCCAGCCTGGTGCTGGCGCGGCGTTATCGCCGGCGTTGAGAAGGCGGCGCCAGAGTCCTGGACAATAGACGTCTTGAGCGCGCGTCAGCGCAGCCCCAACCCACGAGACGTTCAATCCATGACCGAAGCCAGCAACAAACCCGCGCTGCCCGACCACCTCTCCATCGACCCGCGCAGCCCGCACCATGTGGCCGCGGTGTTCGAGCATGACATCGGCATCCTGTTCAACGGCAAGGAGCGCGTCGATGTCGAGGAGTACTGCATCAGCGAGGGCTGGGTGAAGGTGCCGGCCGGCCGCACGGTGGACCGCAAGGGCCGCCCGCTGCTGATGAAGCTCAAGGGCAAGGTCGAGGCCTTCTACAAGTAAGCAAGCCCAGCCTCCGTCTTCTCCGCTTTCGCCCGTCGCGCATGTACGCCTCCTTCTTCGGCCTGCAGCACGAGCCGTTCTCGATCGCGCCCGACCCGCGCTACCTGTTCATGAGCGAACGCCACCGCGAGGCGCTGGCGCATCTGCTCTATGGGATCTCGGGCGGCGGCTTCGTGCTGCTGACCGGCGAGATCGGCGCCGGCAAGACCACGGTCTGCCGCTGCTTCCTGGAGCAGATCCCGGCCGACTGCAACGTCGCCTACATCTTCAACCCCAAGCTCACCGCGCGCGAGCTGTTGAAGACCGTCTGCGAGGAGTACCGCGTCGCGGCGCAGCCCGGCGAGAGCCCGTCGGTGCCGTCGATGAAGGACTATGTCGACCGGCTGAACCATTTCCTGCTGCGCGCCCATGCGGACGGGCGCAGCAATGTGCTGATCATCGACGAGGCGCAGAACCTGGCGCCCGAGGTGCTGGAGCAGCTGCGCCTGCTGACCAATCTGGAGACCAGCGAGCGCAAGCTGCTGCAGATCATCCTGATCGGCCAGCCCGAGCTGCGCGACATGCTGGCGCGCCCGGAGCTGGAGCAGCTGGCGCAGCGCGTGATCGCGCGCTTCCATCTGACCGCGCTGTCCGAGGCCGAGACCGCGCAATATGTGCAGCATCGCCTCGGCGTCGCCGGGACGCTGCAGCAGCCCTTCGAGCGCGGCCTGTTCAAGCGCATCCATCGCCTGTCGCGCGGCGTGCCGCGGCGCATCAACCTGCTGTGCGACCGCGCGCTGCTCGGCGCCTATGCGCAGGGTCATGCGCGTGTCGACCGCCGCACCCTGGCCCGCGCGGCGGCCGAGGTGTTCGGCGAGGATGCCCGCGCGCGCAAGAAGAAAACCGGCGCATCGCAGCGCAGCTGGCTGCTGGGTGCCCTGGGCGCGGCCGGCGCGGTCGCGGTGTTCGCCGCGGCCTCGTCCTATTACGGCCTGCTGCCCTCGGCGAGTCGACCGGTGCAGGCGCAGACGGCACCAGCCGTCCCCCCCGCTCCGGTCGCCGCGGTCGCCAGCGCGCCGGCGCCGATGACGATCGCCGACGAGACGCAGCTGAGCGAGGCGCTATTCACCGACGCGGCCCAGGCCCGCCGGGCCTTGGCAACGGCCTGGGGCGTCACGCTGCCGCAGGCTTTTTCTTCCCCAGAGGCCGTGGACTTCTGCGACGCGCTGAAGAAGACGACGACCAGCAAAACCACGGCCGAGTTGCCGCTGCAATGCTTCCGCAGCGACGAGGGCCTGGCCCTGTTGCGCCTGCTGGGCCGCCCCGCGCTGCTGCGGCTGCCAGAGGATGCCGGCTATGCGCTGCTGACGGGCCTGGACGAGCGTCGCGCCATCCTGCGCCTGCCCTCCGGGGCCGAGCGCCGGCTGGACCTGTTGCTGCTGAGCCGCCAATGGCGCGGCGAGTTCCTGACCCTGTGGCGCGCGCCGCCAGGCGGCTATCAGAAGAGTCGCATCGCCAGCGAGGCCGGCATCGGCTGGCTCGATCAGCAGCTGGCCAAGGCCTTCGGCGAGCCGCCGCTGGCCGAGACGGCCGGCGGCTCGCGCAGCCGCTACGACCAGGAGCTGCAGGCCCGCATCGCGGCCTTCCAGCGCGCCCAGGGCCTGCACAGCGACGGCCGCGCCGGCCCAATCACCCTGATGCAGCTGAACCGCGCGGCCGGCCTCGACGAGCCCCGCCTGGCCGGAGCTCCGAGGTAGCGAGAGAGTCAGCGAAGCAGAACCGCCATGTCCTACATCCTCGAAGCGCTGAAGCGCGCCGAAGCCGAACGCGAACGCGGCGCCGTGCCGACCCTGCACAGCCAGCAGGCCGCCGCCGCGGGCGCCGCGTCCGGCCCCGCCGCCGATGCGTCAGGCCGGGGCCGTGCGCGCGTCTGGCTCTGGGGCGGTGCCGGGCTGGCGCTGCTGGCCCTGGGCGCTTTTGCACTGCTGTGGCGCGGTGGCGGCAACCCGCCGCCGGGCGTGAGCGCCCCGGCACCGGCGGTGCAGACGCCAACGCCCGCCGCTACGGCCGTCGCGCCGATCCCGCTGCCGCCGCCGCGCGAGCTGCCCGTTGCCGCCGCTCCCACGCCCATGCCCGCACCGGCACCGCAGGCCGCAACACCGCCGCGCCCGCTGCCCAGCCCGGCCGAGCTGCCGGAGGCGCTGCGCCGCCAGCTGCCGCCGCTGACGACCGGCGGCGCGATGTATTCCGAGGTGCCGTCGCAGCGCATGCTGATCATCAACGGCCAGTTGTTCCGCGAGGGCGATCAGGTGGCGGCCGGCCTGGTGCTGGAGCAGATCCAGCTGAAGAGCGCCATCCTGTCCTTCCAGGGTCAGCGCCTGCGCATCAGCTACTGAGGATGGTGTTTGCCCGCGTGGCCGGGCCGCGGGCGCTCGCGCATGATGGATGCGCCAGCAACAACAAGGTCCCGACCCGATGCGGCGTTTTCTCGACCGGCTCTACGCCCTCTTCGGCGCGATCGCGGCGCTGTTCGTGCTGGCCATCCTGGTGCTGATGATCGCCGGCAGCCTGGGGCGCGAGTTCGGCCTGCGCCTGGG
This genomic stretch from Roseateles sp. DAIF2 harbors:
- a CDS encoding PEP-CTERM sorting domain-containing protein (PEP-CTERM proteins occur, often in large numbers, in the proteomes of bacteria that also encode an exosortase, a predicted intramembrane cysteine proteinase. The presence of a PEP-CTERM domain at a protein's C-terminus predicts cleavage within the sorting domain, followed by covalent anchoring to some some component of the (usually Gram-negative) cell surface. Many PEP-CTERM proteins exhibit an unusual sequence composition that includes large numbers of potential glycosylation sites. Expression of one such protein has been shown restore the ability of a bacterium to form floc, a type of biofilm.); translated protein: MAAALSAAAGVAFAGPVSLKADGSWFSFNVLDGAPGWSSDDGSPLEFSFSSSSAFTLRITDFFFAGESTGLKVNGSYLGQTALVPEDLNEFAATPGDAFGNPVWSQGSWVFGPGSYVFSGDLALSPSFQGLMAISVLGAQSVPEPAAPLLLGAALASLVLARRYRRR
- a CDS encoding DUF3297 family protein; this encodes MTEASNKPALPDHLSIDPRSPHHVAAVFEHDIGILFNGKERVDVEEYCISEGWVKVPAGRTVDRKGRPLLMKLKGKVEAFYK
- a CDS encoding ExeA family protein; the protein is MYASFFGLQHEPFSIAPDPRYLFMSERHREALAHLLYGISGGGFVLLTGEIGAGKTTVCRCFLEQIPADCNVAYIFNPKLTARELLKTVCEEYRVAAQPGESPSVPSMKDYVDRLNHFLLRAHADGRSNVLIIDEAQNLAPEVLEQLRLLTNLETSERKLLQIILIGQPELRDMLARPELEQLAQRVIARFHLTALSEAETAQYVQHRLGVAGTLQQPFERGLFKRIHRLSRGVPRRINLLCDRALLGAYAQGHARVDRRTLARAAAEVFGEDARARKKKTGASQRSWLLGALGAAGAVAVFAAASSYYGLLPSASRPVQAQTAPAVPPAPVAAVASAPAPMTIADETQLSEALFTDAAQARRALATAWGVTLPQAFSSPEAVDFCDALKKTTTSKTTAELPLQCFRSDEGLALLRLLGRPALLRLPEDAGYALLTGLDERRAILRLPSGAERRLDLLLLSRQWRGEFLTLWRAPPGGYQKSRIASEAGIGWLDQQLAKAFGEPPLAETAGGSRSRYDQELQARIAAFQRAQGLHSDGRAGPITLMQLNRAAGLDEPRLAGAPR
- a CDS encoding general secretion pathway protein GspB, translated to MSYILEALKRAEAERERGAVPTLHSQQAAAAGAASGPAADASGRGRARVWLWGGAGLALLALGAFALLWRGGGNPPPGVSAPAPAVQTPTPAATAVAPIPLPPPRELPVAAAPTPMPAPAPQAATPPRPLPSPAELPEALRRQLPPLTTGGAMYSEVPSQRMLIINGQLFREGDQVAAGLVLEQIQLKSAILSFQGQRLRISY